A region of Massilia sp. WG5 DNA encodes the following proteins:
- a CDS encoding MaoC/PaaZ C-terminal domain-containing protein gives MPDPSNPLPLPPMSAATLLRALFKRPGAAPAGPASATTVHRLERLDPGHVARYRAALGFTGTHVPLTYCYLLAQRAHLATMLGRSFPFRLAGAIHVDNALNGGIQPDAGRPLELVTGVRIAPPGHGHSAGAVHAVLETRATQKGVLVFACASTYLVARGERGGPRAAPPPAPALTALASWQLDAASGRAYAALSGDWNPIHLWPWSARMMGLTTPIIHGMHTLGRACAELERAGGRPLRHLDGRFRAPIGLGSRATLAAELAGGRYTVEANGRITVSGGFSFDLGQTTRGAYRPS, from the coding sequence ATGCCAGATCCTTCGAATCCCCTGCCCTTGCCGCCGATGTCCGCCGCGACCCTGCTGCGCGCCCTGTTCAAGCGGCCCGGCGCCGCCCCTGCCGGCCCGGCGTCGGCGACGACCGTCCACCGGCTGGAGCGCCTCGACCCCGGCCACGTGGCGCGCTATCGCGCGGCGCTCGGCTTCACGGGTACGCATGTTCCGCTCACCTACTGCTACCTGCTGGCCCAGCGCGCCCATCTGGCGACCATGCTGGGCCGGTCATTTCCCTTCCGCCTGGCCGGCGCGATCCATGTCGACAATGCGCTGAACGGCGGCATCCAGCCCGACGCCGGCCGGCCGCTCGAGCTGGTGACCGGCGTCCGGATCGCGCCGCCGGGCCACGGCCACTCTGCCGGCGCCGTCCACGCGGTGCTGGAGACCCGCGCGACCCAGAAGGGTGTTCTCGTCTTCGCGTGCGCCAGCACCTACCTGGTGGCGCGCGGCGAGCGCGGCGGTCCGCGAGCCGCGCCGCCGCCGGCGCCGGCCTTGACCGCCCTGGCCAGCTGGCAGCTCGACGCCGCCAGCGGACGCGCCTACGCGGCCCTGTCCGGCGACTGGAATCCTATCCACCTGTGGCCCTGGTCGGCACGCATGATGGGATTGACGACGCCGATCATCCACGGCATGCACACCCTGGGCCGCGCCTGCGCCGAGCTGGAGCGCGCCGGCGGGCGTCCCCTGCGCCATCTGGACGGGCGCTTCCGCGCGCCGATCGGGCTTGGCAGCCGGGCCACGCTGGCGGCCGAGCTGGCGGGTGGCCGCTACACCGTCGAGGCAAACGGACGGATTACCGTGTCCGGCGGTTTCAGCTTTGATCTAGGTCAAACTACACGGGGTGCATATCGACCATCCTGA
- a CDS encoding universal stress protein gives MYKRILIPTDGTDASRRAILAGVDFAREVGAEVVGLTTTPPFRVLSTDSEMLEDTPEQYTVSSEARARRILADVDAAAREAGVSCRTEHAVDDDPYAAIIATAQRLGCDLIVMASHGRRGIKGLLLGSETQKVLVHSTIPVLVHR, from the coding sequence ATGTACAAGCGCATCCTTATCCCCACCGACGGCACCGACGCCTCGCGGCGCGCGATCCTGGCGGGCGTCGATTTCGCCCGCGAGGTCGGCGCCGAGGTCGTGGGCCTGACCACCACGCCGCCCTTCCGCGTGCTGAGCACCGACAGCGAGATGCTCGAAGACACGCCCGAACAGTACACCGTCTCCAGCGAGGCCCGGGCCCGCCGCATCCTGGCCGACGTCGACGCTGCCGCGCGCGAGGCCGGCGTGAGCTGCCGCACCGAGCATGCGGTCGACGACGATCCCTATGCCGCCATCATCGCGACCGCCCAGCGCCTGGGCTGCGACCTGATCGTGATGGCTTCGCACGGACGCCGCGGCATCAAGGGCCTGCTGCTCGGCAGCGAAACCCAGAAGGTGCTGGTGCACAGCACGATCCCGGTGCTGGTCCATCGCTGA
- a CDS encoding universal stress protein, producing the protein MYRRILVPTDGTELCSPALATALELAQLGGGTIVGLHAAPPDRLAPLASDDPVRAAWLAQREQTGADALAWIARRAGEAGVPCETLMVHHEEPAASIIETARDRACDLIVMASRGRTGLGASLRARLLGSETWKVLTHCTIPVLVVR; encoded by the coding sequence ATGTACCGGCGCATCCTCGTGCCTACCGACGGCACCGAACTGTGCAGCCCCGCCCTCGCGACCGCGCTCGAACTGGCGCAGCTGGGCGGCGGGACCATCGTCGGCCTGCATGCCGCCCCGCCCGACCGCCTGGCGCCGCTCGCCAGCGACGACCCGGTGCGCGCCGCCTGGCTGGCCCAGCGCGAGCAGACCGGGGCCGACGCCCTTGCCTGGATCGCCCGCCGGGCCGGAGAGGCCGGCGTCCCGTGCGAGACCCTGATGGTTCACCACGAAGAACCAGCCGCGTCCATCATCGAGACGGCGCGCGACCGAGCATGCGACCTGATCGTGATGGCGTCGCGCGGACGCACGGGCCTGGGGGCGAGCCTGCGTGCACGCCTGCTCGGCAGCGAGACCTGGAAAGTGCTGACCCATTGCACGATCCCGGTGCTGGTGGTGCGTTAA
- a CDS encoding sigma-70 family RNA polymerase sigma factor, translated as MKDSDQHAHLRRLLGAVALGDRGAFRTLYDATSAKLFGFALRILRKDELAEDAVQDAFVSIWHAAATYQSHLAGPLTWMAAIVRNKALDIRRRQDDLLDIDGDEFDADMQSALQDPGRGPQDRAELSDEARALAHCMAVLEGKQRQAIGMAYFHDLSHSEVAQQLELPIGTVKTWIRRGLDKLKHCLTKRATI; from the coding sequence ATCAAGGATTCAGACCAACACGCACACCTGCGCCGGCTGCTGGGCGCCGTCGCCCTCGGCGACCGCGGCGCGTTCCGCACGCTCTACGACGCCACGTCGGCGAAACTGTTCGGCTTCGCGCTGCGTATATTAAGGAAGGACGAGCTCGCCGAAGATGCCGTCCAGGATGCCTTCGTCTCGATCTGGCACGCGGCGGCGACCTACCAGTCCCACCTGGCCGGTCCGCTGACCTGGATGGCCGCGATCGTGCGCAACAAGGCCCTCGACATTCGCCGCCGCCAGGACGACCTGCTCGACATCGACGGCGACGAATTCGACGCCGACATGCAGTCGGCGCTGCAGGACCCCGGCCGCGGCCCGCAGGACCGCGCCGAGCTGTCCGACGAGGCGCGCGCGCTGGCGCATTGCATGGCGGTCCTGGAAGGGAAACAGCGGCAGGCGATCGGGATGGCGTATTTCCACGACCTGTCGCACAGCGAAGTCGCGCAGCAGCTGGAACTGCCGATCGGCACGGTGAAGACCTGGATCCGCCGCGGCCTCGACAAACTGAAGCACTGCCTCACGAAGCGGGCAACGATATGA
- a CDS encoding anti-sigma factor domain-containing protein, translating into MNIADKPDLRDKLAAGYALGTLKGGARRRFENWIRADARVRGAAAEWQERIAPLAELGPAVAPPARVWSAIERRLQAPAQAQAPWWQFWRNPDARPWGGIAIAAGAAAVVLAVLLAGRPGAPVLQQVATLTDEQARTALVVAADSASGRLEVRVARDLRVPDDRTLQLWAIDKAGKPRSLGILPDNRSASLALDERAVGGDVMLLAVSLEPRGGSPNPAAPTGPVLYKGAWVRL; encoded by the coding sequence ATGAACATCGCCGACAAACCCGACCTGCGCGACAAACTGGCCGCCGGTTATGCCCTGGGCACCCTGAAAGGCGGCGCGCGCCGCCGCTTCGAAAACTGGATCCGCGCCGACGCCCGGGTCCGCGGCGCCGCCGCCGAATGGCAGGAACGGATCGCGCCGCTGGCCGAACTCGGCCCGGCCGTCGCACCGCCGGCGCGGGTATGGAGCGCGATCGAGCGCCGGCTGCAGGCGCCGGCCCAGGCCCAGGCCCCTTGGTGGCAGTTCTGGCGCAATCCGGACGCGCGCCCCTGGGGCGGCATCGCCATCGCCGCCGGTGCGGCGGCGGTCGTGCTGGCCGTGCTGCTGGCGGGACGGCCGGGCGCGCCGGTGCTGCAGCAGGTCGCAACGCTGACCGACGAACAGGCCCGCACGGCGCTGGTGGTGGCGGCCGACAGCGCCAGCGGCCGGCTCGAAGTGCGCGTGGCGCGCGACCTGCGCGTGCCCGACGACCGCACCCTGCAGCTGTGGGCCATCGACAAGGCCGGCAAGCCGCGCTCGCTGGGCATCCTGCCCGACAACCGCAGCGCCAGCCTGGCGCTCGACGAACGCGCCGTCGGCGGCGACGTGATGCTGCTGGCGGTCAGCCTGGAGCCGCGCGGCGGCTCGCCGAACCCGGCGGCGCCCACCGGGCCGGTGCTGTACAAGGGCGCCTGGGTCCGGCTGTAG
- a CDS encoding HupE/UreJ family protein: protein MKRLAILFLALLALAAPAWAHKPSDSYLSLDESARTGAPLQGRWDIALRDLDYAIGLDGDGDGRLTWDEVRGRHAAIAAYALARLHIARGGVPCSLTAGPQLIDSHTDGAYTVLRFSAACPGAGPLALDYRLFADIDPQHKGLLNVSRPDGTHTLVLGSDRPGAVLEQGAAGGFASFVREGIWHIWIGYDHILFLLSLLLPAVLVWHGQRWQAVSGLRPALGDVLRIVTAFTVAHSITLSIAALGIVQLPSRWVESAIALSVLLAALNNLSPVTHGRRWVAAFGFGLVHGFGFANVLADLGLRAGALAVPLVGFNLGVEIGQLAIVAVFLPLAYALRGTRLYQRGILAGGSGLVMLVAAIWLGERLFDLRLLPA from the coding sequence ATGAAACGCCTGGCCATCCTGTTCCTGGCGCTGCTGGCGCTGGCAGCCCCGGCGTGGGCGCACAAACCGAGCGACAGTTATCTGAGCCTGGATGAGTCGGCGCGCACCGGCGCGCCGCTCCAGGGCCGGTGGGATATCGCACTGCGCGACCTCGACTACGCGATCGGCCTCGACGGCGACGGCGACGGACGCCTGACCTGGGACGAGGTCAGGGGGCGTCATGCCGCGATCGCCGCCTATGCGCTGGCGCGCCTGCACATCGCGCGCGGCGGTGTGCCGTGCAGCCTGACGGCAGGCCCGCAGCTGATCGACAGCCATACCGACGGCGCCTACACCGTACTGCGGTTTTCCGCGGCCTGTCCGGGCGCCGGCCCGCTGGCGCTCGACTACCGCCTGTTCGCCGACATCGATCCGCAGCACAAGGGCCTGCTGAACGTCAGCAGGCCGGACGGCACGCATACCCTGGTGCTCGGCAGCGACCGTCCGGGTGCGGTGCTGGAACAGGGCGCCGCCGGCGGCTTCGCCAGTTTCGTGCGCGAGGGCATATGGCATATCTGGATCGGCTACGACCACATCCTGTTCCTGCTGTCGCTGCTCCTGCCGGCGGTGCTGGTCTGGCACGGACAGCGCTGGCAGGCGGTGAGCGGCTTGCGTCCCGCCCTGGGCGACGTGCTGCGGATCGTGACCGCCTTTACGGTGGCGCACTCGATCACGCTCAGCATCGCCGCGCTGGGCATCGTGCAGCTGCCGTCGCGCTGGGTGGAATCGGCGATCGCGCTGTCGGTGCTGCTGGCGGCGTTGAACAATCTCAGTCCGGTGACGCATGGGCGGCGCTGGGTAGCCGCCTTCGGCTTCGGGCTGGTGCACGGCTTCGGCTTCGCCAACGTGCTGGCCGACCTCGGGCTGCGCGCCGGCGCGCTGGCGGTGCCGCTGGTGGGCTTCAACCTGGGCGTCGAGATCGGCCAGCTGGCCATCGTCGCCGTCTTCCTGCCGCTGGCCTACGCGCTGCGCGGGACCAGGTTGTACCAGCGCGGGATCCTGGCCGGCGGCTCCGGGCTGGTCATGCTGGTGGCCGCGATCTGGCTGGGAGAGCGCCTGTTCGACCTGCGCCTGCTGCCGGCCTGA
- a CDS encoding lipopolysaccharide assembly protein LapB, with translation MRTGAFLPALLALAALAGGAGAATAAPRIPASGAEVLETLPWRSDPQQRALRTLRERLAQDPRDLGRALEVARRYIELGRRDADPRYFGYAQAALAPWWSLAGPPPGVRLLRASLLQTVHRFPEALADLEAVTAQDPGNAQAWLTRATVETVRADYAGATRSCARLSSLADELVTAACIANVGAMTGRLRASEALLAATYARAGGADPAVAAWVEGSLAEMAARRGEHAAAGERFREALRLAPGDTYLLGAYADFLIAEGQPEQAIALLAPHLRVDGLLLRHALALQALGRAALLAPVLAELAARFEAGERRGDGVHLREQALYELRLRHDASRALALAQRNWEAQKELADARILLEAAVAAGQARAARPVLEWMHAGGVEDAVLARLAPAAAHSGGRS, from the coding sequence ATGAGGACGGGCGCGTTTCTGCCGGCGCTGCTGGCGCTGGCGGCGCTGGCGGGCGGCGCCGGTGCGGCGACTGCCGCGCCGCGCATTCCCGCCAGCGGCGCCGAGGTGCTGGAGACGCTGCCGTGGCGCAGCGATCCCCAGCAGCGCGCGCTGCGGACCCTGCGCGAGCGGCTGGCGCAGGACCCGCGCGACCTCGGGCGCGCGCTCGAGGTCGCGCGGCGCTACATCGAACTGGGCCGGCGCGACGCCGACCCGCGCTATTTCGGCTACGCGCAGGCGGCGCTGGCGCCATGGTGGTCGCTGGCCGGGCCGCCGCCCGGCGTGCGCCTGCTGCGCGCGAGCCTGCTGCAGACCGTGCACCGCTTTCCGGAGGCGCTTGCCGACCTGGAGGCGGTGACGGCCCAGGACCCCGGCAATGCCCAGGCCTGGCTGACCCGCGCCACGGTCGAGACGGTGCGCGCCGACTACGCGGGCGCCACGCGCAGTTGCGCGCGCCTGTCCAGCCTGGCCGATGAACTGGTCACGGCGGCCTGCATCGCCAACGTCGGCGCCATGACCGGACGCCTGCGCGCCAGCGAAGCCCTGCTGGCCGCCACCTATGCGCGCGCGGGCGGGGCGGACCCGGCGGTCGCAGCCTGGGTTGAGGGCAGCCTGGCCGAGATGGCGGCGCGGCGCGGCGAGCATGCCGCCGCGGGCGAGCGCTTCCGCGAAGCGCTGCGCCTGGCGCCGGGCGACACCTACCTGCTCGGCGCCTATGCCGACTTCCTGATCGCGGAGGGCCAGCCGGAGCAGGCCATCGCGCTGCTGGCGCCCCACCTGCGGGTCGACGGCCTGCTGCTGCGCCACGCCCTGGCGCTGCAGGCGCTCGGCCGCGCGGCCCTGCTGGCGCCGGTGCTGGCCGAACTGGCGGCGCGCTTCGAGGCGGGAGAGCGGCGCGGCGACGGCGTGCACCTGCGCGAGCAGGCGCTCTACGAACTGCGGCTGCGCCATGACGCGTCGCGCGCCCTGGCGCTGGCGCAGCGCAACTGGGAAGCGCAAAAAGAGCTGGCCGACGCCCGCATCCTGCTCGAAGCGGCGGTCGCCGCGGGGCAGGCGCGGGCGGCGCGTCCTGTACTGGAGTGGATGCACGCCGGCGGCGTGGAAGACGCGGTGCTGGCGCGCCTGGCGCCCGCCGCGGCGCACAGCGGAGGACGATCATGA
- a CDS encoding DUF4331 domain-containing protein, protein MSHKKFARAAALAAAACAAIGLHPAAQASSHREAPFITKHPKVDATDFYMFRSYEAGREGFVTLIANYVPLQDPQAGPNYFEMDPEALYEIHIDNNGDAKEDITFQFRFQNTNKDTKLTVGGKQVAIPLVINGGAIDGPNAAGLNVRETYTVNVVRGDRRGGSRSAVTNTGGGTTFDKPIDNIGNKSIPDYASYAAKHVYTVNIPGCGTPARMFVGQRKDPFVVNLGETFDLVNIKAPATEFSAGAERAAKDDLAGKNVTSIELEVAASCLTAGADPVIGGWTTASMRQGRLLNPTPGNGAGASKEGGAWTQVSRLGMPLVNEVVIGLKDKDRFNHSKPAADAQFADYVTNPTLPALIEVLYGSAGAKAPTNFPRNDLVAAFLTGVKGLNQPAKVTASEMLRLNTSVPAVAQGAQKRLGVIDGDNAGFPNGRRPGDDVVDIALRVVMGKLCTLNLGCAPSDAPAGGLHFTDGAYLDSSFFTNAFPYLKTPLPGSPQQ, encoded by the coding sequence ATGTCACACAAGAAATTCGCCAGGGCCGCCGCCCTGGCAGCAGCCGCCTGCGCGGCCATTGGCCTGCATCCGGCAGCCCAGGCGTCCAGCCACCGCGAAGCGCCCTTCATCACCAAGCATCCGAAGGTCGACGCCACCGACTTCTACATGTTCCGCAGCTACGAGGCGGGACGCGAAGGCTTCGTGACCCTGATCGCCAACTACGTCCCGCTTCAGGATCCGCAGGCCGGACCGAATTATTTCGAGATGGACCCGGAAGCGCTGTATGAAATCCACATCGACAACAATGGCGATGCGAAAGAGGACATTACCTTCCAGTTCCGCTTCCAGAACACCAACAAGGACACCAAGCTGACGGTCGGGGGCAAGCAGGTGGCGATCCCGCTGGTGATCAACGGCGGCGCCATCGACGGCCCCAACGCGGCCGGCCTGAACGTGCGCGAGACCTATACCGTCAACGTGGTGCGGGGCGACCGGCGCGGCGGCAGCCGCTCGGCGGTGACGAATACCGGAGGCGGGACGACTTTCGACAAGCCGATCGACAACATCGGCAACAAGTCGATTCCCGACTATGCATCCTATGCGGCCAAGCATGTGTACACGGTGAACATCCCGGGCTGCGGCACGCCGGCGCGCATGTTCGTCGGCCAGCGCAAGGATCCCTTCGTGGTGAACCTCGGCGAGACCTTCGACCTCGTCAACATCAAGGCGCCGGCGACCGAATTCTCGGCCGGCGCCGAACGCGCGGCCAAGGATGACCTGGCCGGCAAGAACGTGACCAGCATCGAACTCGAAGTGGCGGCCTCCTGCCTCACCGCCGGCGCGGATCCGGTGATCGGCGGCTGGACCACGGCCAGCATGCGCCAGGGACGGCTGCTCAACCCGACGCCCGGCAACGGCGCCGGTGCGTCGAAGGAGGGTGGGGCCTGGACCCAGGTCTCGCGCCTCGGCATGCCGCTGGTGAACGAAGTCGTGATCGGCCTGAAGGACAAGGACCGCTTCAATCACAGCAAGCCGGCCGCCGACGCCCAGTTTGCCGACTACGTCACCAACCCGACCCTGCCGGCATTGATCGAGGTGCTGTACGGCAGTGCCGGCGCCAAGGCGCCCACCAACTTCCCGCGCAACGACCTGGTGGCCGCCTTCCTCACCGGGGTCAAGGGCCTGAACCAGCCGGCCAAGGTGACGGCGTCCGAGATGCTGCGCCTGAACACCTCGGTGCCGGCGGTGGCGCAGGGCGCGCAGAAGCGGCTTGGCGTGATCGACGGCGACAATGCCGGCTTCCCGAACGGCCGGCGGCCGGGCGACGACGTGGTCGATATCGCCCTGCGGGTGGTGATGGGCAAGCTGTGCACCCTCAACCTGGGCTGCGCGCCGTCGGATGCGCCGGCGGGCGGGCTGCACTTCACGGACGGCGCCTACCTGGACTCCAGCTTCTTCACGAACGCCTTCCCCTACCTGAAGACCCCGCTGCCGGGTTCGCCGCAGCAGTAA